A single Pseudomonas sp. DC1.2 DNA region contains:
- the zur gene encoding zinc uptake transcriptional repressor Zur — protein MPKTPIASRPHDHSHCVHSALSEADALCARQGLRLTALRRRVLELVWQSHKPLGAYDILAVLSEQDGRRAAPPTVYRALDFLLENGFVHRISSLNAFVGCNHPEHAHQGQFLICRQCNAAIELEQKAISDAIIFSAKDVGFVVEAQTVEVVGLCSGCQGA, from the coding sequence ATGCCTAAAACACCGATTGCCAGCCGTCCCCACGACCACTCTCATTGCGTCCACAGCGCCTTGTCTGAGGCCGATGCTTTGTGCGCACGTCAGGGGCTGCGCCTGACTGCCTTGCGCCGACGGGTGCTGGAACTGGTCTGGCAGAGTCACAAGCCGCTGGGTGCCTACGACATTCTGGCGGTGCTCAGCGAGCAGGATGGCCGCCGCGCGGCACCACCGACGGTTTACCGTGCGCTGGATTTTCTGCTGGAAAACGGCTTTGTACACCGCATCTCTTCCTTGAATGCGTTCGTTGGTTGCAATCATCCGGAACACGCCCACCAAGGCCAGTTCCTGATCTGCCGCCAGTGCAACGCCGCCATCGAACTCGAACAGAAAGCCATCAGTGACGCGATCATCTTCAGCGCCAAGGATGTTGGATTTGTCGTCGAAGCCCAAACTGTTGAAGTGGTCGGGCTCTGCTCGGGTTGCCAGGGGGCTTGA
- a CDS encoding zinc ABC transporter substrate-binding protein produces the protein MSRLFSIFVAFVASFLMIGAAQAEVKVLTSIKPLQLIAAAVQDGIAIPEVLLPPGASPHNYALRPSDVRKVQSVELFYWIGPDMEGFLPRVLKGRTLPTVAVQDLPDLKLRHFAQDSQSHAEEADEHDHDHRPGTLDAHLWLSSINARVIATKMAADLSAVDPANATRYQSNLKAFDERLDALDLRLKARLAGVADKPYFVFHEAFDYFEDAYGLKHTGVFSVAAEVQPGAQHVAAMRTRLQDVGKTCVFSEPPLRPRLAETLVAGLPVKLAELDALGGYTPATARGYEQVLEKLGNDLAGCLESL, from the coding sequence GTGTCCCGACTTTTTTCTATCTTTGTTGCATTTGTCGCAAGTTTCCTGATGATTGGCGCCGCGCAGGCGGAGGTCAAAGTGCTAACCAGCATCAAGCCGCTGCAACTGATCGCCGCCGCGGTACAGGATGGCATCGCAATTCCGGAAGTTCTGCTGCCTCCCGGCGCCTCGCCTCATAACTATGCGCTGCGCCCTTCCGACGTGCGGAAGGTGCAATCGGTAGAACTCTTTTACTGGATCGGCCCCGACATGGAAGGATTCCTGCCACGCGTGCTGAAAGGTCGTACCTTGCCAACCGTAGCCGTGCAGGATTTGCCTGACCTGAAGCTGCGCCATTTCGCACAAGACAGCCAGTCGCATGCTGAAGAGGCCGACGAGCATGATCATGATCACCGTCCTGGCACCCTGGACGCACATTTGTGGTTGTCGTCGATCAACGCTCGGGTAATTGCCACGAAGATGGCTGCCGACCTTAGTGCAGTAGATCCCGCCAACGCCACGCGTTATCAGAGCAACCTTAAGGCTTTCGATGAGCGTCTGGACGCGTTGGATCTGCGTCTGAAGGCCCGTCTGGCAGGCGTCGCAGACAAACCTTACTTCGTGTTTCATGAAGCCTTCGACTACTTCGAAGACGCGTATGGCCTCAAGCATACCGGCGTGTTCAGTGTTGCCGCCGAAGTCCAGCCGGGCGCACAGCACGTCGCCGCGATGCGCACGCGCTTGCAGGACGTGGGCAAGACCTGCGTGTTCAGCGAACCACCCTTGCGCCCACGCCTGGCAGAAACGCTGGTCGCTGGCCTGCCGGTGAAACTGGCGGAGCTGGATGCCCTGGGCGGGTACACGCCGGCGACTGCTCGGGGCTATGAGCAGGTGCTGGAAAAGTTAGGAAATGATTTGGCCGGGTGTCTGGAGTCGTTGTAA
- a CDS encoding DUF2782 domain-containing protein, protein MRTLNRLLLAGLFALTPLAVMAADDAPTPEPQVTIHTEGDKVIQEYRQNGFLYAIKVTPKGGVPYFLVRADGTDANFIRSDQPDMLIPSWKIFEWK, encoded by the coding sequence ATGCGCACACTAAATCGCCTGTTGCTGGCTGGGTTGTTTGCACTCACTCCGTTGGCCGTCATGGCGGCGGACGATGCGCCAACGCCGGAGCCTCAAGTCACGATCCACACGGAAGGGGATAAAGTCATTCAGGAATACCGTCAAAACGGTTTTCTGTACGCGATCAAAGTCACGCCCAAGGGCGGAGTACCTTATTTTCTGGTGCGCGCGGACGGCACCGATGCAAACTTCATCCGCTCGGACCAGCCGGATATGTTGATTCCGTCGTGGAAAATATTTGAGTGGAAGTAG
- a CDS encoding homoserine kinase, giving the protein MSVFTPLARPELETFLAPYGLGRLLDFQGIAAGSENTNFFISLEKGEFVLTLVERGPVQEMPFFIELLDVLHEADLPVPYALRTTDGVALRELAGKPALLQPRLAGKHIKQANAQHCVQVGELLGHLHLATQAKMIKRKTDRGLDWMLKEGARLISQLNAGQRELLQRALDEISEQKTKILALPRANIHADLFRDNAMFEGTHLTGLIDFYNACSGPMLYDVAIALNDWCSDDAGVIDGPRARALLGAYAALRPFTAAEAQLWPTLLRVSCVRFWLSRLIAAESFAGQDVLIHDPIEFEQRLVQRQKVSTPLPFAL; this is encoded by the coding sequence ATGTCTGTATTCACCCCGCTGGCTCGGCCCGAGCTGGAAACCTTTCTTGCCCCATACGGGCTCGGCCGCCTGCTTGATTTCCAGGGAATTGCCGCCGGTAGCGAAAACACTAATTTTTTTATCAGCCTGGAGAAGGGCGAGTTTGTCCTGACCTTGGTCGAGCGTGGTCCGGTGCAGGAAATGCCGTTCTTCATCGAGCTGCTCGACGTGCTGCACGAGGCTGATTTGCCTGTCCCATATGCCTTGCGCACAACTGACGGCGTGGCTTTGCGTGAGCTGGCCGGTAAACCGGCGCTGTTGCAACCGCGCCTGGCGGGTAAGCACATCAAGCAAGCCAATGCTCAGCACTGCGTGCAGGTCGGCGAGTTACTAGGGCATTTACATCTGGCGACTCAGGCCAAGATGATCAAGCGCAAGACCGATCGTGGTCTGGACTGGATGCTGAAAGAGGGCGCGCGGTTAATCTCGCAGCTGAATGCGGGGCAACGCGAACTGCTGCAACGGGCATTGGACGAGATCAGCGAGCAGAAGACGAAAATCCTCGCCCTGCCGCGGGCCAATATCCACGCTGATCTATTTCGTGACAACGCGATGTTCGAAGGCACTCACCTGACCGGGTTGATCGACTTCTACAACGCGTGTTCCGGGCCGATGCTCTACGACGTGGCCATCGCCCTGAACGATTGGTGCTCGGATGACGCGGGAGTAATCGACGGGCCACGGGCTCGAGCGTTGTTGGGCGCCTATGCGGCGCTAAGGCCGTTCACCGCTGCCGAGGCCCAGCTTTGGCCGACCCTCTTGCGAGTATCGTGTGTACGGTTTTGGCTGTCGCGGTTGATCGCGGCCGAGTCTTTCGCCGGACAGGACGTGCTGATTCACGATCCGATTGAGTTTGAGCAGCGTTTGGTGCAACGGCAGAAGGTCAGCACGCCGTTGCCGTTCGCGCTCTAA